A stretch of the Apium graveolens cultivar Ventura unplaced genomic scaffold, ASM990537v1 ctg3222, whole genome shotgun sequence genome encodes the following:
- the LOC141701025 gene encoding uncharacterized protein LOC141701025, with the protein MAYGTEALVPVEVGLESYQIETYNVVTNSFGLKVNVDLLEEEREASHQRNMRYLLQAAHHYDSNVKKRSFGVGDLVLRELAASMPAKQGKIQPNWEGPYKVIEIIHPGTYKLETLSGEEIKNTWHASRLRKFYQ; encoded by the coding sequence ATGGCCTATGGCACCGAGGCCCTAGTTCCTGTTGAAGTAGGCTTGGAATCGTACCAAATCGAGACCTACAATGTGGTAACTAACAGCTTCGGGTTGAAGGTGAATGTGGACTTGCTGGAAGAAGAAAGAGAAGCTTCACATCAAAGAAACATGAGGTACTTACTACAAGCGGCACATCACTATGACTCCAACGTGAAGAAAAGGTCCTTCGGAGTAGGAGACCTAGTCCTAAGAGAGTTGGCCGCATCCATGCCGGCCAAACAAGGAAAGATCCAGCCTAACTGGGAAGGACCCTATAAGGTGATCGAGATCATTCATCCTGGAACCTATAAGCTCGAAACATTGTCAGGCGAAGAAATCAAAAACACTTGGCACGCCAGTCGCCTTCGAAAATTTTATCAGTAA